TAGTCCGTTCCGATTGGGGTGAGGTCTAGCCCGATCTGGTCAAGATATATAGCCGCTGGCCTGATTGACATTCATGGTCTAGAATTTCCTCAGTGGGTGCGACACGTCCGAAAGGGGTACTATGTGCGTGATAGCGCCGGTTAATGCTGCGACACAAAAGTGGGTGTCACTAATCCCAGAGGAGCATGCACCCATAATAAAAGATCAAGTAATCTAAAGTATACtataataatcaataatCAGCAAAAGTATCGAGACAATTTTGGAAGGTACGCAAGGTATGTCAGATGGTGCTAATGTCTTttgctattatttttacaattgtaatttttaaaataaaaaggcACTCgtttgaatatatttggTGACGTTTGGTTTGTTATCCATTGGGTACCACACAACATAATTATGTCCAAGAGTTTTCAGATAACATAATCAAATAGAATGGATGGATAGATGGGATATGttatcttttgaaaaagcTTGGTATGCATACTTAGTTGCCAGGTGTCGACTAATATTTCTTAggaaaatataattcttcCTAGAAACTAATTATATGAATACAGGAACCTCTCACAGTCACAAGATATACTCGGTATTTAATTACACTATTTCCCCACGcactatatatatatatttatatatgaatatgtGTTTTAGCATAAAAAACATAGCCAAGAtattatgttttttttcttgtttgaGAAAGGAACCATTTCCTTATCAGGACAAGTATTTCGGTTCATTCATGATAAGACCCGGTCCCAAATTCTGCATTGGTTTCTGATAAGAATGCTTGTTTTGGGTTAAATGAAGGGGAAGATTTGTTACTATCAGATATTGCAAATGAATGTGCTTGCTTAATGATATTAGTTGGTGCTGTgatataattgatttatgtttacaataatgataaaggtgtaaaaataaaaaaaaaaaataattcaagaATCAACaggtattattattgcttttttaattattatcgtattttaattaaatgtACATACTTGAATCTTGCAAAGGTTAAAGTAATCTATCAATTATTGTCGGGTTTGGCCAATTAGTTAATTAAGtatagtaaaaaatatatatatttcagATGGCTAAGCCTCCTCTTTTGTCTCTTCTTGCTTTTCCTTGTTCTTATCATCTGGCTCTATCTTGTTCTCATCATCTTGctctttcttcttcttgtcCTCCTCCTCCTTCTTCCTCTTGTCCTCCTCTTCCTTCTTCTTAGCTTCCTCTTCCTTCTTCCTCTTCTCTTCCTCttccttcttcttcttcatttcATAGGCTTCATTATTATGCAAATTACCATAACTCTTACATTTGTCCTTGGCATAATTGACAAGACAATTCAATGTTTTCCCCAATATTTGATCAGAATTACGTGATGGAATAAAATCTTCGTCAATATCCTTTACAGAATACATTCCCAAgatataattcaataatcCCTTAATTGTTATAATCTTGGAATTAGAATCAGCTTCACTGAAAGTTAAAATCATATAATCATCAAATTGCTTTGTCTTGGGATCTTGTCCAATAACGTCCCAAAATGCAATTGAATTTGGTGACATAACATTGAATTTATCACAATCAGTACCATCATTTCCCCAATTCAATATATCTAAATTGAAATCTAACGATGGAACGATCAATTCTTGATGATAAATACCATTACTTTCcactaataatgataacaTTGGTCTATAAAACCGTTCACTACATCCACATTTCTTTATATGTAATTTAGGGATACCAACCCATATCTGCTTCCCAGTAACCTTAGGAATTATGGAAGGTAATGGTATGAATTGTGTACCACCACGTTGACcatcaaatttattttgatcagttaattctaatgtctttttttcaaatactaATTCACAATATCCATCATTTAATGAACATTTAACAACTTCAAAGGGGCtaaatgaataaatgaaGTGGATAAACCCACGAGATAATGTAGAAAAAACAAGATCATCCTTAGTGAAAAATGGTGTCCAATTTTTCTCCAAAGTTTGTTGTTTACGTCcttgaatattaaatttaacaattttttcaaaactaCGATGTGGTGATAAAGAGAacattcttcttttattttcatcatcatcatgcatattaaatataactATAGGCTCTTCATATCTGGAAGTCCTCttaagaataattttagGATCCTCAGgacctttgaaaagtcCACCAAGTTTATGAGGTACTGAATATATGGTTGGATATGTAACAAAATAtctttctaataattgatcTCTTCTTTTAGAAtcctttaaataattctttgtATGCTCTACTAAACACTTATCATAAGTGACAGgatcatcaataatattttcacaTGAATCAGTTAGCCCATATTcttgattaatttttttcaagtcTGCCGTAATATCATCAGGTAATCGCAAATCTAATAATGgaattcttttatttttaatctcATTCCAATCTCTATCAAAGGCTTGTGCTCTAATGAATGAAACCTCTGGTTCCTCTCTCTTACCatttttggaatataaTACACGAGTCACTGTAATGAAACATTGTTCAGATTCCATCCAAACACTAGAAGATCCAAATTTAAaccattttttcttaataacCTCTTCTTCTGATGTCTTTGtaatatcttcttcatcctTAATTAATTTACTAAGTTCATCATCTTTTCTAAGTAATTCTCTTCttaaattgattaaatcatcattaataaatttttgtttcttagaataatatattctaGATTTATATTCTAAATCTTCACATGTGGCTAAAGAATTATAATCATTTGTTAacattaattcaaattctttaactgacattaatttatttttagaatcttgctttttattatcagtCAAATATCCTTGagaatctaatttttcttttttcttggcgatcaaattatttatatctaaATTTGATACAAACCCTGTGATATCAAAATCTTCATATTCATCAAGAATCATCCTAGAATTAGTTGGAAACTTATTTAAGGATTTGTGATTCAGATATGATATTAcattaatttctttcatATCTTTCTTAAAGGCAACTTCATCTAATTGGAAAAAAGGTGACACATAATTGTAATAGCTGGTAGATACAATAGAATTTTCACCTCTAAAGGGGAAAATAATAGTCACTAATGTGGAACATAGTAATAAGACAATTAAGTTCCTTTTACTGAATAGTCTTCTTATGgtaaaagaagaaagtcTAAGAATATTCCACCTCCTAAACAAATGAAAGGTCCGACCGAATATACgacgaatataattttgatggtttcttgttctttgatgatgatgcaCAGGAGtaaaatccaaataatcatcaatttcttcatccTCATATTCATCCTCAtcataattaataaagttATCCTGTTCATGGAAATTCgtatcattatcaatttctttcCCCTGTACTACCACTCCTTCAACTTTTGGGGCTTTACtttcatttgaattaggCCCTGAAGTAAGATCCTCCATAAGAAACGCGTTTTCATCCTCTTGATCACTACTTACCATTTTGTAACAACTTTTCAGATCTTTGTATAATTTGATAACTTATGactcaaaaaaaaataacagtAAAATGGCAAAATAGCAATAAAATTAGGTTGAAGGGgtacaaaataaaataagatattcttattatactattatcaaaagtacaatataaaattagGGGAAGaagttttcaaaaaatataattataaaccTAATAGCTTGTcctgttttttttgttttgtattttttcttatttcaATAAGCCAAATTAACAACGTATATagtcaaatatttttattgtttttatttaaatgttATATACtctagaaaataaattatgaattattagtttttttccatttacTTAATAGCTAAACTTCATTTGTAACCCAAATCTATCCttgtatttaatttttcaaggTATCAATCCCTTGGCTTCAATGCGATTTTTCCAATCTGAAATTTCTAACTTCATTATTAAGTATGGAGAAATTTTGACCGAAaagaatggaaaaaaaCGTCGCAGGAAGATACCAGGTATGCATAAATATCAAGATTGCCTATAGCAGTAACTATCACGACgtagttttatttttttatttatttttttttttttaatttacgCAGCCTAATTTGCTATTATAGAAGTATATCTAAATATGTTACACAATTATATAGAATCGCAAGGGTTCTATGAATGAAGCTGTAAATATTCTGTACACCTATCATGGGCTTGAGCTTCCACACATTTTAATGCAGAGCCCATAATATAATCTGTATGACTGTTAATACTATATTCCTCGTCGATACCTT
The window above is part of the Henningerozyma blattae CBS 6284 chromosome 2, complete genome genome. Proteins encoded here:
- the TBLA0B04760 gene encoding uncharacterized protein: MVSSDQEDENAFLMEDLTSGPNSNESKAPKVEGVVVQGKEIDNDTNFHEQDNFINYDEDEYEDEEIDDYLDFTPVHHHQRTRNHQNYIRRIFGRTFHLFRRWNILRLSSFTIRRLFSKRNLIVLLLCSTLVTIIFPFRGENSIVSTSYYNYVSPFFQLDEVAFKKDMKEINVISYLNHKSLNKFPTNSRMILDEYEDFDITGFVSNLDINNLIAKKKEKLDSQGYLTDNKKQDSKNKLMSVKEFELMLTNDYNSLATCEDLEYKSRIYYSKKQKFINDDLINLRRELLRKDDELSKLIKDEEDITKTSEEEVIKKKWFKFGSSSVWMESEQCFITVTRVLYSKNGKREEPEVSFIRAQAFDRDWNEIKNKRIPLLDLRLPDDITADLKKINQEYGLTDSCENIIDDPVTYDKCLVEHTKNYLKDSKRRDQLLERYFVTYPTIYSVPHKLGGLFKGPEDPKIILKRTSRYEEPIVIFNMHDDDENKRRMFSLSPHRSFEKIVKFNIQGRKQQTLEKNWTPFFTKDDLVFSTLSRGFIHFIYSFSPFEVVKCSLNDGYCELVFEKKTLELTDQNKFDGQRGGTQFIPLPSIIPKVTGKQIWVGIPKLHIKKCGCSERFYRPMLSLLVESNGIYHQELIVPSLDFNLDILNWGNDGTDCDKFNVMSPNSIAFWDVIGQDPKTKQFDDYMILTFSEADSNSKIITIKGLLNYILGMYSVKDIDEDFIPSRNSDQILGKTLNCLVNYAKDKCKSYGNLHNNEAYEMKKKKEEEEKRKKEEEAKKKEEEDKRKKEEEDKKKKEQDDENKIEPDDKNKEKQEETKEEA